The proteins below come from a single Cupriavidus pauculus genomic window:
- a CDS encoding putative bifunctional diguanylate cyclase/phosphodiesterase yields the protein MVAKSEAKATGALPPADLDPLTGVVARQAFLKRLETRLQTDATPRFALLLVGIDDFRAFNDMHGHAEGDLILQHVARRLKDASPRDAVIGRVGGDEFGVLLTSISDPTLVRHVSAAIQSMLSAPYEMAGRRHHVLASVGACVLPAGGDTASDVLAASSLALARAKHDGGRTIRFFKPQMRTDVTTRLSLVQALREAYAQRQFELLYQPQVDLRDGRVLGAEALMRWRHPTLGLLTPAAFIDALAASSVASDVGMWLLHTACAQARAWSLQFGEEAPRVAINLFAAQLAESRLLTEVRHVLRALELPPSLLEIEITETIALQQGDDVSDQLQALRRDGVTLTCDDFGTGYASLSFLKSFPVDRLKIDQSFIRNVVDDGVDAAIVNSVITVGNSLGIGVVAEGVETAGQRDFLLANGCYEAQGYLYGRPMAPDRLTDFLRNQPR from the coding sequence ATGGTGGCCAAGTCGGAGGCAAAGGCGACTGGCGCCTTGCCGCCGGCGGACCTCGATCCGCTGACCGGCGTGGTCGCCCGCCAGGCATTCTTGAAGCGGCTGGAAACGCGTCTGCAGACGGACGCGACGCCCCGTTTCGCCTTGCTGCTTGTGGGGATCGACGACTTTCGCGCGTTCAACGACATGCATGGCCACGCCGAAGGCGACCTGATTCTCCAGCACGTGGCCCGTCGTCTCAAGGATGCCTCGCCGCGCGATGCGGTGATCGGCCGCGTCGGCGGCGACGAATTCGGCGTCCTGCTGACGTCCATTTCCGACCCCACTCTGGTGCGCCACGTCAGTGCCGCGATCCAGTCGATGCTGTCCGCCCCGTATGAAATGGCCGGTCGCCGCCATCATGTGCTGGCCAGCGTCGGCGCGTGCGTGCTGCCGGCCGGCGGGGATACCGCTTCCGACGTGCTGGCCGCCTCCAGCCTGGCGCTCGCGCGCGCCAAGCACGATGGCGGCCGGACGATCCGTTTCTTCAAGCCGCAGATGCGCACGGACGTGACGACGCGCCTGTCGCTGGTCCAGGCCCTGCGCGAGGCCTATGCCCAGCGGCAGTTCGAGCTGCTGTACCAGCCCCAGGTCGATCTGCGCGACGGGCGGGTGCTCGGTGCCGAGGCGCTCATGCGCTGGCGCCATCCGACGCTCGGCCTGCTCACGCCGGCCGCGTTTATCGACGCGCTGGCCGCCAGCAGCGTCGCCAGCGACGTCGGCATGTGGCTGCTCCATACGGCCTGCGCGCAGGCGCGGGCGTGGTCGCTCCAGTTCGGCGAGGAAGCGCCGCGCGTCGCCATCAACCTGTTTGCCGCCCAGCTGGCCGAAAGCCGGCTGCTGACCGAAGTCCGGCACGTGCTGCGCGCGCTCGAGCTGCCGCCCTCGCTGCTCGAGATCGAGATTACCGAAACGATCGCGCTCCAGCAGGGGGACGACGTTTCCGACCAGCTCCAGGCGCTGCGCCGCGACGGCGTGACGCTGACCTGCGACGACTTCGGGACGGGCTACGCCTCGCTGTCGTTCCTCAAGTCGTTTCCCGTGGACCGGCTCAAGATCGACCAGTCCTTTATCCGCAACGTCGTCGATGACGGCGTGGACGCCGCGATCGTCAATTCCGTCATCACGGTCGGCAACAGCCTGGGCATCGGCGTGGTGGCCGAAGGCGTGGAGACCGCGGGCCAGCGCGACTTCCTGCTCGCGAACGGTTGCTACGAGGCGCAGGGCTACCTGTATGGCCGGCCGATGGCGCCGGATCGCCTGACCGATTTCCTGCGCAACCAGCCGCGCTGA
- a CDS encoding methyl-accepting chemotaxis protein, translating into MTSHNKSIIVKHWTIRTRILASFTFILLVMTLMAVVSYNRLSKIEHETTVMRTDALPGLTYSAGLRGVWGEIYVLAWQTVTAADEGQRGRLLAQTKDAIQRFDRLEQMYEASIAREEDRARFEAFKQVRAKYDQAALPYMDPLRWKDTATAEAALRGTAHDLWFDGRKLLQQLVDDNTAVNDRAAASIVSAVDAAKISIEVALAIAVLAAAVCGYLLLRAITVPMRTIVSLLATMRGGDLRQRMALARRDEFLAVEEGFNQMSGELTGLVGQAQRSAIQVTTSVNEIAATARQQQATATETAATTTQIGATSREISATARDLVRTISEVSHAAEQTAGLAGTGQVGLSRMETTMHHVMDAAGSVNSRLATLNEKAGNINQVVTTIARVADQTNLLSLNAAIEAEKAGEYGRGFSVVATEIRRLADQTAVATYDIEQMVREIQSAVAAGVMGMDKFSEEVRRGMSEVTQVGDQLSQIIGQIQSLAPRVQMVNEGMQAQAGGAEQINQALMQLSEAAQQTVESLRQSSQAIDELTLTANELRSGVSRFKV; encoded by the coding sequence ATGACATCTCATAACAAGAGCATCATCGTGAAGCACTGGACCATCCGAACGCGCATCCTGGCGAGCTTTACCTTTATTTTGCTGGTCATGACGCTGATGGCCGTGGTGTCGTACAACCGGCTGAGCAAGATCGAGCACGAGACCACCGTCATGCGTACCGACGCGCTGCCGGGCCTGACCTACAGCGCCGGCCTGCGCGGCGTCTGGGGCGAGATCTACGTGCTGGCGTGGCAGACCGTGACCGCCGCCGATGAAGGCCAGCGCGGCCGGCTGCTGGCGCAGACCAAGGACGCGATCCAGCGTTTCGATCGTTTGGAACAAATGTATGAGGCCTCCATCGCGCGCGAGGAAGACCGCGCGCGCTTCGAGGCCTTCAAGCAGGTGCGGGCCAAATACGATCAGGCCGCCCTCCCCTATATGGATCCGCTGCGGTGGAAGGACACCGCCACGGCCGAAGCCGCGCTGCGCGGCACCGCCCACGACCTCTGGTTCGATGGCCGCAAGCTGCTGCAGCAACTCGTGGACGACAACACCGCGGTAAACGACCGGGCGGCGGCGAGCATCGTCAGCGCCGTGGACGCGGCCAAGATCAGCATCGAGGTGGCGCTGGCCATCGCCGTGCTGGCCGCGGCCGTCTGCGGCTATCTGCTGCTGCGTGCGATCACCGTCCCGATGCGGACCATCGTCTCGCTGCTGGCGACCATGCGCGGCGGCGACCTGCGCCAGCGCATGGCGCTGGCCCGCCGCGACGAATTCCTTGCCGTCGAGGAAGGCTTCAATCAGATGTCCGGCGAACTGACGGGGCTGGTCGGCCAGGCCCAGCGCTCGGCCATCCAGGTCACGACCTCGGTCAACGAGATTGCCGCCACCGCGCGGCAGCAGCAGGCCACCGCGACCGAGACGGCCGCCACGACCACGCAGATCGGCGCGACCTCGCGCGAAATCTCGGCCACCGCGCGCGACCTCGTTCGCACGATCAGCGAGGTATCGCACGCCGCCGAGCAGACCGCGGGGCTGGCCGGTACGGGTCAGGTGGGCCTGTCGCGCATGGAAACCACCATGCACCATGTGATGGACGCCGCCGGTTCGGTCAATTCCCGTCTGGCCACGCTCAACGAGAAGGCCGGCAATATCAATCAGGTGGTGACGACCATCGCCCGCGTGGCCGACCAGACCAACCTGCTCTCCCTGAACGCGGCGATCGAGGCCGAGAAGGCCGGCGAGTACGGCCGCGGCTTCTCTGTCGTGGCCACCGAGATCCGGCGCCTGGCCGACCAGACCGCTGTCGCGACCTACGACATCGAGCAGATGGTGCGCGAGATCCAGTCGGCCGTGGCCGCGGGCGTGATGGGCATGGACAAGTTCTCGGAAGAAGTGCGCCGTGGCATGTCGGAGGTGACGCAGGTCGGCGACCAGCTGTCGCAGATCATCGGCCAGATCCAGTCGCTGGCGCCGCGCGTCCAGATGGTCAACGAAGGCATGCAGGCGCAGGCCGGCGGTGCCGAGCAGATCAACCAGGCGCTGATGCAGCTGTCGGAGGCCGCGCAGCAGACCGTCGAGTCGCTGCGCCAGTCCAGCCAGGCGATCGACGAGCTCACGCTCACGGCCAACGAACTGCGCAGCGGCGTGTCCCGCTTCAAGGTCTGA
- a CDS encoding chemotaxis protein CheW encodes MKLFLLFRIGSDHYALDTAEIAEVLPLTALKQIPGAPAWVAGLMVRHGKPVPVIDISALAVGTPVVPRTSSRTVLVHYRPAHAGDDRPAQLLGLRLEYATETLRCEEDSFVDGGIDPGTARYLGPVRHDARGLVQWITVPALLPDDVRALLYPESNAARDLAVSHP; translated from the coding sequence ATGAAATTGTTCCTGCTGTTCCGCATCGGTAGCGATCATTACGCGCTCGACACCGCCGAGATCGCCGAGGTGCTGCCGCTGACCGCGCTGAAGCAGATTCCCGGCGCGCCGGCGTGGGTCGCGGGACTGATGGTCCGGCATGGCAAGCCGGTGCCGGTCATCGATATCTCCGCGCTGGCCGTCGGGACGCCCGTGGTGCCGCGCACGAGTTCGCGGACCGTGCTCGTCCACTATCGTCCGGCGCATGCGGGCGACGATCGTCCCGCGCAGTTGCTCGGCCTGCGGCTCGAATACGCGACGGAGACGCTGCGCTGCGAGGAAGATTCGTTCGTCGATGGCGGCATCGATCCCGGTACGGCGCGCTACCTTGGCCCCGTGCGGCATGACGCGCGCGGGCTCGTGCAATGGATTACCGTGCCGGCGCTGCTGCCGGACGATGTGCGCGCGCTGCTGTACCCCGAGAGCAATGCCGCCCGGGATCTCGCCGTGAGTCATCCATGA
- a CDS encoding CheR family methyltransferase yields MINAIPDATHIALLLKERIGLDAETIGAGAVARAVRDRQLAVGVEDIAAYWNVLHAAPNELQALIEAVIVPETWFFRHREALLALARAAAQRVFGLPAEGPGGVPLLRVLSVPCSTGEEPYSIAMALLDAGIPADRFRVDAIDISARSLERARIGIYGPNAFRSGPLDYRERHFSIAPGAVHGSYQIDSRVRAQVRLLRGNLVDPLLLANELPYHFVLCRNLLIYFDAETQRRAVRTLTRLTEADGMIFVGPAEASLLTREGLRSTGVPLAFAFHPVPAADPIAASAAIWPPVQHAPPRAALPPPARTTVRARRPDAQGDGRADGAGIGGSGLAKRARDGAARDVADDKGEEAERRSALAAIAARADRGELAEATAACLDYLDAHGQSADGWCLLGVLHDAAARTSDAQAAYRKAVYLDPGHEEALYHLAALLESVGDAPGAMRLRQRAQRHARMNHG; encoded by the coding sequence ATGATCAACGCCATTCCGGACGCCACGCATATCGCGCTGCTGCTCAAGGAGCGGATCGGGCTCGATGCCGAGACCATCGGCGCCGGCGCGGTGGCGCGCGCGGTGCGCGATCGTCAGCTGGCGGTGGGCGTGGAGGATATCGCCGCCTACTGGAACGTGCTGCACGCCGCGCCCAACGAGCTTCAGGCGCTGATCGAGGCCGTGATCGTCCCCGAGACCTGGTTCTTCCGCCATCGCGAGGCGCTGCTGGCGCTCGCCCGCGCGGCCGCGCAGCGCGTGTTCGGCCTGCCGGCCGAGGGGCCGGGCGGGGTGCCGCTGTTACGCGTGCTCAGCGTGCCGTGCTCGACGGGCGAGGAACCGTACTCCATTGCGATGGCGCTGCTCGACGCCGGGATTCCGGCCGACCGCTTTCGCGTGGATGCGATCGATATCAGCGCGCGTTCGCTGGAGCGCGCGCGCATTGGCATTTATGGCCCCAACGCGTTCCGGAGCGGGCCGCTCGATTATCGCGAACGGCATTTCTCGATCGCGCCCGGGGCGGTGCACGGCAGCTATCAGATCGATTCGCGCGTGCGTGCGCAGGTGCGACTGCTGCGCGGCAATCTCGTGGACCCGCTGCTGCTCGCCAACGAGCTGCCCTATCACTTCGTGTTGTGCCGCAATCTGCTGATCTATTTCGACGCCGAGACGCAGCGCCGCGCGGTTCGCACGCTGACGCGCCTGACGGAGGCGGACGGCATGATCTTCGTCGGTCCGGCGGAGGCGAGCCTGCTGACGCGTGAAGGGCTGCGCAGCACGGGGGTGCCGCTGGCGTTTGCGTTTCATCCGGTGCCGGCGGCGGATCCGATTGCCGCGAGCGCCGCGATTTGGCCACCGGTCCAGCACGCGCCGCCGCGCGCGGCCTTGCCGCCGCCCGCGCGGACGACGGTCCGGGCGCGGCGCCCGGACGCGCAGGGGGATGGTCGCGCGGATGGCGCGGGCATTGGCGGCAGCGGGCTCGCGAAAAGAGCAAGGGACGGTGCCGCGCGAGACGTTGCCGACGACAAGGGCGAGGAGGCGGAACGGCGGTCCGCGCTGGCCGCCATCGCCGCGCGCGCGGACCGTGGCGAGCTGGCCGAGGCTACGGCCGCCTGCCTCGACTATCTGGACGCACACGGCCAGTCGGCCGACGGATGGTGCCTGCTCGGCGTGCTGCACGACGCGGCCGCGCGTACGTCGGATGCGCAGGCCGCCTATCGCAAGGCGGTCTACCTCGACCCGGGCCACGAGGAAGCGCTCTATCATCTCGCCGCCTTGCTGGAAAGCGTGGGCGACGCACCGGGGGCCATGCGCCTGCGGCAGCGCGCCCAGCGGCATGCACGCATGAACCATGGCTAA
- a CDS encoding chemotaxis protein CheW, which produces MAKPSAPHGPAEANVAARPSGVGADTGAGLVARTIDAPLVLDESAGAIDDCWRRIGETGDRSCPELVKYVRCRNCPVYANAAVALLDALSVDAPIDMAQLEAATEAHRTAHARGRSCLVFRVGDEWLALPTVVLGEVTAPSRVHSLPHRRHAALLGVAPVRGALLPCLSLALLFDVNGATGDFSADGDAQAVRGARFLILGQGRQALALPVDEVAGVHGVPDNALLPLPATLARASSHYTEALFDHDGRTVGLLNAAMLRQALARSLS; this is translated from the coding sequence ATGGCTAAGCCCTCCGCGCCCCACGGGCCCGCCGAGGCCAACGTAGCAGCCAGGCCGAGTGGCGTTGGTGCCGACACGGGCGCCGGGCTCGTCGCGCGTACGATCGACGCCCCCCTGGTGCTCGACGAAAGCGCCGGCGCCATCGACGATTGCTGGCGCCGGATCGGCGAGACCGGCGACCGGAGCTGCCCCGAGCTCGTCAAGTACGTACGCTGCCGCAATTGCCCCGTCTATGCCAACGCAGCCGTTGCGCTGCTCGATGCGCTGTCCGTTGACGCGCCCATCGACATGGCCCAGCTGGAAGCCGCCACCGAGGCCCACCGTACCGCCCATGCGCGTGGCCGCTCGTGCCTCGTGTTCCGTGTCGGCGACGAATGGCTGGCGTTGCCGACCGTCGTCCTCGGCGAAGTTACCGCGCCGAGCCGCGTCCATTCGCTGCCGCATCGGCGGCATGCGGCACTGCTCGGCGTGGCGCCCGTGCGTGGCGCGCTGTTGCCCTGCCTGTCGCTCGCGCTGCTGTTCGACGTCAACGGCGCCACGGGCGACTTCAGCGCCGATGGCGACGCGCAGGCCGTGCGCGGGGCCCGCTTTCTGATCCTCGGGCAGGGACGCCAGGCACTGGCGCTGCCCGTCGATGAAGTCGCCGGCGTGCACGGCGTGCCCGATAACGCGCTGTTGCCATTGCCCGCGACGCTCGCGCGCGCATCGTCCCACTATACGGAGGCGCTGTTCGACCACGATGGCCGCACCGTCGGTCTGCTGAACGCGGCGATGCTGCGCCAGGCCCTCGCACGGAGCCTGTCATGA
- a CDS encoding hybrid sensor histidine kinase/response regulator, whose protein sequence is MNPEQLRDASMLELFALEADSQAEVLNAGVLALERDPVAADHLEACMRAAHSLKGAARIVGLDGGVRVAHVMEDCLVAAQRGGLLLSPAHIDALLQGTDLLQRIGRPPGGRVDWSETDGRAEIDAFVVHMSAVLDGTVGSSVQGGRVAGLSAHVPSATVADPDSRGRADAGPMAAPTAGPTAAPITAPIAAPIAAPIADPIAAPIAAPIAAPIAAPIAAPIAAPTAAPIAAPIAAPIAGPMAGPMAGPMAGPITGPVARPFASPVAGPITAPVAGPITGPITGPVAGPVAGPVAGPVAGPVAGPVAGPVAGPVAGPVAGSVAGPVAGPVAGPVAGPVAGRVAGPAAGPTAGPAAGASPSAFATAPVSARGSAPSGTPGGAPGSASAAPAPIPRHDTGLVDDSHGKQERMLRVNADRLDSVLAMAGEAMVETHWLHPFGVALQQTRRQQMRVMQAVDSMQALLASPDASAARMGAALADLRRMLGEASDQLSQRADELDQYDHRATRLSRRLYDTALSCRMRPLSDGITGYARMVRDLGRALGKSVHLELSGEHTQVDRDILEQLDAPLAHLLRNAVDHGIETPEARRAAGKPEEGRISLHARHNAGRLVIEIFDDGAGVDFDALRATIVRRGLAQPDTATRLSQAEMLEFLLLPGFSLRETVSEVSGRGVGLDAVQDMVRGVRGSLRVTQQPGSGMHFHLELPLTLSIVRALLVEVAGETYAFPLGHVLRAVSVAREDIEQVEAQQHFRHDGKPVGLVSAAQLLQRPERPQEDAAIPVVVLGEHDRVYGVAVDRLIGERTLVVQPLSPALGKIKDIAAGSLTDDGTPVLIFDVEDMLRSVEKLVSDGRLAQVRQVGPEAGQVRRKRVLVVDDSLTVRELERKLLAGRGYDVAVAVDGMDGWNVLRAEKFDLVITDVDMPRMDGIELVGRIRAEPALQQLPVMIVSYKDREQDRERGLQAGADYYLAKGSFHDTALLDAVQDLIGEARA, encoded by the coding sequence ATGAATCCCGAACAGCTACGCGATGCGTCGATGCTCGAGCTGTTCGCGCTCGAGGCCGACTCGCAGGCGGAGGTCCTCAATGCCGGCGTGCTCGCGCTCGAACGCGACCCCGTGGCGGCGGATCACCTCGAAGCGTGCATGCGCGCCGCGCATTCGCTCAAGGGCGCGGCGCGCATCGTGGGACTCGATGGCGGCGTGCGGGTCGCGCATGTCATGGAAGACTGCCTGGTGGCGGCACAGCGGGGCGGGCTGCTGCTGTCGCCCGCGCATATCGATGCGTTGTTGCAGGGGACTGACCTGCTGCAGCGCATCGGGCGGCCGCCGGGGGGCAGGGTCGATTGGTCGGAGACCGATGGGCGTGCGGAGATCGATGCGTTTGTTGTGCATATGTCTGCGGTGCTCGATGGGACGGTGGGGTCGTCGGTGCAGGGGGGGCGTGTAGCGGGACTGAGCGCGCATGTGCCATCGGCAACCGTGGCCGATCCCGACAGCCGGGGCCGGGCCGACGCGGGCCCAATGGCTGCCCCGACGGCGGGTCCGACCGCCGCCCCGATCACCGCCCCAATCGCCGCCCCAATCGCCGCCCCGATTGCCGACCCGATCGCCGCCCCGATTGCCGCCCCGATCGCCGCCCCGATCGCCGCCCCGATTGCCGCCCCGATCGCCGCCCCGACTGCCGCCCCGATCGCCGCCCCGATCGCCGCCCCGATCGCCGGCCCGATGGCTGGCCCGATGGCTGGCCCGATGGCTGGCCCGATTACCGGCCCGGTCGCTCGCCCGTTTGCTAGCCCGGTCGCTGGCCCGATTACCGCCCCGGTCGCTGGCCCGATTACTGGCCCGATTACCGGCCCGGTCGCTGGCCCGGTCGCTGGCCCGGTTGCTGGCCCGGTTGCTGGCCCGGTTGCTGGCCCGGTTGCTGGCCCGGTTGCTGGCCCGGTCGCTGGGCCGGTTGCTGGCTCGGTCGCTGGGCCGGTTGCTGGGCCGGTTGCTGGGCCGGTTGCTGGGCCGGTTGCGGGCCGGGTTGCTGGCCCCGCTGCTGGGCCGACTGCTGGCCCGGCGGCCGGGGCTTCGCCCTCGGCGTTCGCCACAGCGCCCGTATCCGCGCGCGGCTCGGCGCCCAGTGGCACTCCCGGTGGCGCGCCCGGCAGCGCGTCTGCCGCCCCCGCGCCCATCCCGCGCCACGACACCGGCCTCGTCGACGACAGTCATGGCAAACAGGAACGCATGCTCCGCGTCAACGCCGACCGCCTCGACAGCGTCCTCGCGATGGCCGGCGAGGCCATGGTCGAGACGCACTGGCTGCATCCGTTCGGCGTGGCGCTCCAGCAGACGCGCCGCCAGCAGATGCGCGTCATGCAGGCCGTCGACAGCATGCAGGCACTCCTGGCCAGCCCCGATGCCAGCGCCGCCCGCATGGGCGCCGCCCTCGCCGACCTGCGCCGCATGCTCGGCGAGGCCAGCGACCAGCTCTCCCAGCGCGCCGACGAACTCGACCAGTACGATCATCGCGCCACGCGCCTCTCCCGCCGGCTCTACGACACGGCGCTCTCGTGCCGCATGCGTCCGCTGTCCGACGGCATCACCGGCTACGCACGCATGGTGCGCGACCTCGGCCGCGCGCTCGGCAAGTCGGTGCACCTCGAGCTCTCGGGCGAACACACGCAGGTCGATCGCGACATACTGGAGCAACTCGACGCCCCGCTCGCGCACCTGCTGCGCAACGCGGTGGATCACGGCATCGAGACCCCCGAGGCCCGCCGCGCGGCGGGCAAGCCCGAAGAAGGCCGCATCTCTCTGCACGCGCGCCATAACGCGGGCCGCCTCGTCATCGAGATCTTCGACGATGGCGCTGGCGTCGACTTCGACGCGCTGCGCGCGACCATCGTCCGGCGCGGCCTCGCGCAGCCCGATACCGCCACGCGCCTGTCGCAGGCGGAGATGCTCGAGTTCCTGCTGCTACCCGGCTTCAGCCTGCGCGAGACCGTGTCCGAGGTATCGGGCCGCGGCGTCGGCCTCGACGCCGTACAGGACATGGTGCGCGGCGTACGCGGCAGCCTGCGCGTGACGCAGCAACCCGGCAGCGGCATGCACTTCCACCTCGAACTGCCGCTCACGCTGTCCATCGTCCGCGCGCTGCTCGTCGAAGTGGCCGGAGAAACGTACGCGTTTCCGCTCGGCCATGTGCTGCGCGCCGTCAGCGTGGCCCGCGAAGACATCGAGCAGGTCGAAGCGCAGCAGCACTTCCGGCACGACGGCAAGCCGGTCGGCCTCGTCAGCGCCGCGCAATTGCTGCAGCGCCCGGAACGCCCGCAGGAAGATGCCGCGATTCCGGTGGTCGTGCTCGGCGAGCACGACCGCGTCTATGGCGTGGCCGTGGACCGGCTGATCGGCGAACGCACGCTCGTCGTGCAGCCGCTCTCGCCGGCGCTCGGCAAGATCAAGGACATCGCGGCCGGCAGCCTCACGGACGACGGCACCCCCGTGCTGATCTTCGACGTCGAGGACATGCTGCGCTCGGTCGAGAAACTGGTGTCCGACGGCCGCCTCGCGCAGGTGCGCCAGGTGGGACCGGAAGCCGGACAGGTGCGCCGCAAGCGCGTGCTCGTCGTGGACGATTCGCTGACCGTCCGCGAACTCGAGCGCAAGCTGCTTGCCGGACGCGGCTATGATGTCGCCGTCGCCGTCGATGGCATGGACGGCTGGAACGTGCTGCGCGCGGAGAAGTTCGACCTCGTGATCACCGACGTCGATATGCCGCGCATGGACGGCATCGAACTGGTCGGGCGCATTCGCGCGGAGCCGGCCCTCCAGCAGTTGCCGGTGATGATCGTTTCGTACAAGGACCGTGAACAGGACCGCGAACGCGGCCTGCAGGCCGGCGCGGATTACTATCTGGCCAAAGGCAGTTTCCACGATACCGCACTGCTCGACGCGGTACAGGACCTGATCGGCGAGGCACGCGCATGA
- a CDS encoding chemotaxis response regulator protein-glutamate methylesterase, whose amino-acid sequence MKIGIVNDSPLAVAALRRAVSLENSHEILWVAGDGEQAIRMAASRTPDVILMDLLMPVMDGVEATRRIMAATPCAIVIVTTDLGRNATQVFDAMGHGAIDAVDTPTLTEPDAQLVAGPLLRKLRNIGRLLAGRGAVPLAVRRATPLPAAPRLVAIGASAGGPAALATLLAEIPENFGAAVVIVQHVDEAFAQGMAEWLDAQCALPVRLARAGETPQTGTVLLAGTNDHLRLVASAQFAYTPDPADSLYRPSIDVFFESVVEHWRGEAVGVLLTGMGRDGALGLRAMRERGYLTIAQDQATSAVYGMPKAAAALDAACDILPLPRIAPRLIKACGGGRPAC is encoded by the coding sequence ATGAAGATCGGTATCGTCAACGATTCACCGCTGGCCGTCGCGGCCCTGCGCCGCGCGGTCTCGCTCGAGAACTCGCACGAGATCCTGTGGGTCGCGGGCGATGGCGAGCAGGCCATCCGCATGGCGGCGTCGCGCACGCCCGACGTCATCCTCATGGACCTGCTGATGCCGGTCATGGACGGCGTGGAGGCCACGCGCCGCATCATGGCCGCCACACCCTGCGCGATCGTGATCGTAACCACCGACCTGGGCCGCAACGCCACGCAGGTCTTCGACGCCATGGGCCATGGCGCGATCGACGCCGTGGACACGCCCACGCTGACCGAACCCGATGCGCAGCTCGTCGCCGGTCCGCTGCTGCGCAAGCTGCGGAACATCGGCCGCCTGCTCGCGGGCCGCGGCGCGGTACCGCTCGCCGTGCGGCGCGCCACGCCGCTGCCGGCCGCCCCGCGGCTCGTGGCGATCGGGGCGAGCGCGGGCGGTCCCGCGGCCCTTGCCACGCTGCTCGCGGAAATTCCCGAGAACTTTGGGGCTGCCGTGGTGATCGTACAGCACGTGGATGAAGCGTTCGCGCAAGGCATGGCCGAATGGCTCGACGCGCAGTGTGCGCTGCCGGTACGCCTGGCACGCGCGGGGGAGACGCCGCAGACGGGCACGGTGCTGCTGGCCGGCACCAACGACCATCTGCGGCTCGTCGCGAGCGCGCAGTTCGCCTATACGCCGGACCCCGCCGATTCGCTCTACCGGCCCTCGATCGACGTATTTTTCGAGAGCGTGGTGGAACACTGGCGCGGCGAAGCGGTCGGCGTCCTGCTCACGGGCATGGGCCGCGATGGCGCGCTCGGGCTGCGAGCCATGCGGGAGCGTGGCTATCTGACGATTGCGCAGGACCAGGCGACCAGCGCCGTCTATGGCATGCCGAAGGCCGCCGCGGCGCTCGACGCGGCCTGCGACATCCTGCCATTGCCGAGGATCGCGCCACGATTGATCAAGGCCTGCGGCGGCGGACGCCCGGCGTGCTGA
- a CDS encoding PleD family two-component system response regulator, translating to MSRHNEPADAAANAEYLSMVLLVDDQAIIGEAIRRALAGESDIDFHYCAQPEEAVAVAERTQPTVILQDLVMPGTDGLTLVRRYRENPGTRDIPIIVLSTKEEPTMKSAAFAAGANDYLVKLPDSIELIARIRYHSRSYLNLLQRDEAYRALRQSQQQLLETNLELQRLTNSDGLTGLSNRRYFDEYLGAEWRRAQREQTQLALLMLDVDAFKAYNDTYGHVAGDEVLRRVASVIRDNCTRPADLPARFGGEEFSMILPSTSPGGARLLAEKVRRAIEGMKIPHSGSPNSDYVTVSIGGAVIVPEADSIFSSIVEAADTGLYQAKRSGRNQVVMV from the coding sequence ATGTCCAGACACAACGAACCGGCCGACGCGGCGGCCAATGCCGAGTACCTGTCGATGGTGCTACTGGTCGATGACCAGGCCATCATCGGCGAGGCGATCCGGCGCGCGCTCGCCGGCGAGTCCGATATCGATTTTCACTACTGCGCGCAGCCCGAGGAAGCGGTGGCCGTGGCCGAGCGCACGCAGCCCACGGTGATCCTGCAGGATCTGGTAATGCCCGGCACCGACGGCCTGACCCTCGTGCGGCGCTATCGCGAGAACCCTGGCACGCGCGACATCCCGATCATCGTGCTTTCCACCAAGGAAGAGCCGACGATGAAGAGCGCGGCGTTCGCGGCAGGTGCCAACGACTACCTCGTGAAGCTGCCAGACAGCATCGAGCTCATCGCGCGCATTCGCTACCATTCGCGCTCGTACCTGAACCTGCTCCAGCGCGACGAGGCTTACCGCGCACTGCGCCAGAGCCAGCAGCAACTGCTCGAAACCAACCTCGAGCTCCAGCGGCTGACCAACTCCGATGGCCTGACCGGCCTGTCCAACCGGCGTTACTTCGACGAGTATCTCGGCGCGGAATGGCGCCGCGCGCAACGCGAGCAGACACAGCTCGCGCTGCTGATGCTCGATGTCGATGCGTTCAAGGCGTACAACGACACCTACGGCCACGTGGCCGGCGACGAAGTGCTGCGCCGCGTGGCCAGCGTGATCCGCGACAACTGCACGCGTCCGGCGGACCTGCCGGCGCGCTTCGGTGGCGAGGAATTCTCGATGATCCTGCCGTCGACCTCGCCCGGTGGCGCACGCCTGCTCGCGGAGAAGGTGCGGCGGGCGATCGAGGGCATGAAGATACCGCACAGCGGCTCGCCCAATAGCGACTACGTGACGGTGAGCATCGGCGGCGCGGTAATCGTGCCGGAAGCCGACAGCATCTTCAGCAGCATCGTCGAAGCCGCCGACACAGGGCTCTACCAAGCCAAGCGCAGTGGCCGCAACCAGGTCGTCATGGTGTAA